The window GCGAAGTAGGAAACTGTACATAGTTGTGCTAAATGTTGTTGCAGAAGAATCATCTTTCGTGACTATGTGGGATGAAAACTATGAGTAGTTTTATGTTTTAAGTAATCTCGATAAGTGTAAAAATATAAGGTAAGTAAAACGATGATAAAgacttaataaaaaaaaaattataaacaaaaagACTAAACTCTCAGCCTGAAAAAGACTAAATGGTCAATTGTGTGAACATCAAGCACATAGCGGGTATTATCCCTACAATGACATTTGTAATATGGATTCTAGAAGCAAAGATCATATTTttcaattcaaaatatttgaaaaagtcatcaaaattaattaattaataattatatatatctgAACTAAATAGTTATCGTATTCAACATTGGTAACTCCACTTTTGCCTTGAAGCAACCCCAGATTCTTTTACAGGCGTAGGATCCTCCGATTCCCCCTATTCCGAACCAGACCTCTTCTCTTCAAACTCAAACCCTAGCAAAGAATCTGAAGAAACCCATTAAAGATCGGTAGAGAAAAAGGGATGGCGTACGTGGATCACGCGTTCTCGATTTCGGACGAGGACATAATGATGGGAACCTCGTACACTGTGAATAACAAGCCGCCGATCAAGGAGATCGCGCTTGCTGTTTCTCTCCTCGTTTTTGGGGCCTTAGGCATTGTCCTCGGGGTAGTCATGGCTGTCAACGAAGTTGGAGGCGACCGAGCCCACGGTAAGTTTTTTCTTGAGGTTCCCCATCTTGCGATTCAGTCACCttgtgtttatttttttttttttttggacttGATTTGTTTTCTGTTGGAGTTGTTATGGTGAATATTTTCGAGGGTTTGGATCAATTGGCTCCTACAGTAGCTAATTAATTGGTGTTTAGTGAGTTGATAATCTTGATTCTTGAATTATTCGTAATATCTGGTCTTTGCCAAATCAAGTAATTGTTGTCAAGATGCCATTATATCTGTATACCCGTGACATTTATGTTAGAGTAAACATaaagattaattaataaacACGAAATTTATTTGCATATACATTAAGAGAAACACTATCTCTGCTGAATCTAATTTACTGTGACTTTGGTTAGTTTGTGAAGTTAAAAAAGGAACAACCATAATGAAGTTTCACTTTATCATAATTTATCCTATCTCGTAGCTTTTTTCTTAGATTCATAGATTTTATTCAAATTGGCAATCGGCATACAAGTGAAAAGGTTAAGTTGGCGACCATTGAAGATAAGATTCAGTCGGATGACGACGACGATATAGATATTTTCAAATTGCTAGAGCCTCGTGTTTAGAAGTTTGATGAGTTACCCCGTGTCAGGTTTAAAAAGATATAGTGATACTAAAACAACTATGGAATTGTTTTACATGATTTGAATAATTGAGAAATCTCCTATACTTTATTTCTAAAGTAGAACAcaacaaagaaaaaaaatacatttagtCTTCCAATTATCAGTTGATTGATTTGTGTTCGTAAAAAAACCGATTAAACAATTGCTAGAAAAGAACACTATGATTTCCACCTTAAATTTCATCTAAGATTCGCCATCCTTACATTCAAGGTGTTGAAGATGCCTTGACCCTTTGCTGCAGTGCCTTGAACTTTTGAGACCAAGGTGTGCGAAATTGAAGGACAGATGTGCTTGCTTCTAGTCATAATGTTCAAGCTACCCCACACCTTAAATCTTGGGAACTCGTAGTGGGGTTATTAAAACTATGTTTAATTACTAGATGTTTTCGCCATGTGAACCTTGTACTATTAGGCATGACTATATAGTTTGGCTCAATTGATGGACTTCCTGCTCAATGTAGAAGTATGTACCAAGTATATTTTTTCCGCAAACTAGAATTTAAGGGTGAAAAAAGGGTATTGAACAAATATGGGAGGCTTAGATTGTTGGGCATGTAAGCTCTCTAATGAAGTGAATAATCTTTGTTCCTGTCCACGACCTTATAAATTAGAAGATTTTTCCTATAACTTGAATTAATATACCTGGTTCTTCTATGTAATGGAGAATGCTGAATCCATGAAAACTTTTGTGCTCTATCCTTTGTAGTAATGTTTACTTCCTCCTTGTCATTGTATGTACCCTTTTTGCTGTCTTCTATTGGTTTGCGTGAACTAACATTGGTCTTAGTCCAAACGGCCTTATAGATGTTTAAGCTAACAATGCATGCACTTGGGCGCACAGGAGGTGCGAGCTCGACGTCCAAGTGCATGCCAAGGTGCTGTTTGAGAATTAAACACATGCTTTGAACATAAACTTAGTGAAACCAAGGTAAAATGTAATGTGTTATTTGTTTATATGTACTTGCCACCAAGGTAAAATGTAATGTAGAATTTGTTTTTATGTACTGGCCAACATATTTGTATTTGTCATGTTGTTCCTCTATGGATTGTCAAAGAAATATAGTGCGATAAAGTTTTCTATTTACGTCTAGATTTTAGTTATAATATTATGCTTTAGTGCCCTTTGTTGCAATGAGGTGCACATCTTTACTCTTTACTGATCTTTCTTTTGCTGCATATAGATTTTAGTTATAATATTATGCTTTAGTGCCCTTTGTTGCAATGACGTGCACATCTTTACTCTTTACTGATCTTTCTTTTGCTGCATATGGCGCTTCCAGTCGATGTTTGCAATATTCTAATACTTGTTTGCAGGGCTATTTTTCGCTCTACTGGGTGGTATTCTTTTCATCCCTGGATTCTACTACACACGGATCGCCTACTATGCTTACAAGGGCTACAAAGGTTTTTCATTTGCCAACATACCTGCTGTCTAGAGATGATGGTGGACAGTCTTTCCTCAAAAGCTCAACTGTGATTTTCTTTGTTTCTTTAATGTTCGTCGATGTGTTTGTAAATAAATAGCAGTGGACATTATCTACACGTTCGAGTAACTTGTTTCCTTTTAAACTGAATACCAAGAATCATTTTTTTTCTCTCAAGAAACTGAGTCATAGCCTCAAAATGAGGATAACACCATTGAAAAATATAGAAACACAGACTAGATTGGCTCATCGAACAGCAACTAGGGACCGTACATGTAGTGTTATTAACAAGAGGCCACGTGAGAATTTTGTTACATTAAAGGAATTATCTATATGGGTGTACATTTAATATGTTTGTgagaaacattatttaattaaaccAATAATCTTGCAAAACAGATATAATTTTAGAGGTTTTATTAGAATAATGGGTTATGTTTCATCTAATTATTTTGGTCGATAAATTTGTTCATATGTTAAAATGGTTTCTGCCGAATTGCATATGATATGTCCATCACAAATACCATATACTCGGTAAACATTGTGACcacattaaattaatttttttatctacTTTATGTGAAATATAAAgatattaatttttgtttacAGTTAAAGATATTTGAGACGTTAATACCATATAGACTATAAATCATAGTGAAGATATATCCAGTACTATAATATTTTGGCACAAGGAGAAATGTTCTTTCCTACTGGTGGGAATGAACTTCCTCTGACGGTACGAGGCAATGGAAAAAGCATAAAAACAGCCAAATGCCGCTCCTCTAATTAAATGACAATAAACTTCATAAATGACAATAATTTTACATACTACAATTCTATTACATTGTAGCCTATCACCTCTCTTTTCTGTAGAAGTATATCACATAAAGCTTCGAAAGGGACAGTGTAAAGTTGCCTGCAGATATTTGCCAAAACTCTATAGATGTGCAAAGAGATCAGCCTGCAAAATTAATTCAAGAAAAATGTTCTTAGAAAATTATGATTCAATATTTTCCCTGATTCGAGCAGCTAACCGTTGCAAAATTTGCTCGTCGCAACAAGTGTCCTTTTCTGTAATTTGTGACATGAAATCCATGGCATCTTTGTACTTTTTAGCCTTACAATAACCATCAACAGCAGTGTTATATGTTAGTTCATTTGGTCTGCAGTTATGCTTAATCATATAACTGATCATTTCATTCACTTCCACAAAAAACCCACGAGCAGAGAATCCAGCAATGAATGTATTAAAGGTGATAATACAGGGCCGAATCCCTCTATTTGTCATCTCTGTAAAAGTCCTCATCGCCTCCTGCATGAGCCCTTGCCTACAAAACCCTTTAATGACAGTGTTATATGACACGAGATCTGGCTTCCCACCAGATTCTTGAAGTCCATTGAGGACTTCTTGTGCTCTCCAACAGTCACCCGCCCTGGCGTACATATCCATCAAGCAGTTATAGGTAACCAGATCCGGCTCCAGCCCATTTTCTTGAATCAGATGAAGTATATTGTGAGCTCGTTCGTACATCTGGTTCCGAGCAAAAATGGAAAGCATGGAATTGAAGAGCACCAAATCAGGTTTGTACCCatttttcaagaattcttgaaatgcTCTCTCCATGCCTGAGAGTGATCTAGACTTAAAATTTGTGATAATCAGAGTTCTCAAAAGCATCCAGCTGGGAAATATACGACCATcataaatttctttagcaatcttttcgattccTCTCACATTTCCCCCTTTTGAGTAGCAATGGAGCATCAATGAATATGAGGTTCCGTTGGGCTTGAAACTCTTCTTTCTCAGGTCTAGAAGGACGGACTCAGCAGCCCTCCAATCTCCTCTGCGAGCCAATGCATTTAGAAGTGCATTATAAGTGGAGATGCATGGAGTATATCCCACTTTAATCATCTCATTGTACATTTTTCCGGCATTCATTTCTGATCCACACCTACCATATGCACTTATCAGAGTATTAAAAGTATCTCGATCTGGCTCAAAGCCACAACTCTTCATCTCTTGGAAAACACGATTAACATAGGTGTGCATCCCTCCGTAGCCACACAAAGCAAGAAGGGTGTTCCAAGTGACACGATTTGGTGTACAACCATTGGATTTCATACTGCTTACTATTTCCATCATCTCTTCAGTTCGTGACTTCTTACCGAGCATCGCAAGGATAGAATTATAAGTACACACATTAGGGACACAGCCAGATTCCTTCATTAATTTGAACAAACTCAATGCTCTGTCCTCCTTTCCAGCTTTTCCATATgcatcaatcaaagtagtataAGTGACAACATTTGGCATTATACCCCTTTGTGTCATGGTGCTGATTAAAGCCGCTCCTTCCTCGTGAAAGCCCGCCCTTACATGTGCAGCCACAAGTTCATTATAAGTAACCGAGTCGGGAGGGCAATTATTCTCCTCCATTTCTTTAAAAACATTCAAAGCCTCATTATAAATTCCAGCCTTCCCAAATGCTTGAAGCAAAGCATTATAGGTAACAGTACCCGGAACATACCCATTTAACTTTAGATCATCAAAGAATGTCTTGGCTTCCTCCAACAACCCTTCTCTCCCACATGCAGATATCACAGTACTACAAGTGAACTCATCGAATTCAAGCCCCACTCTCTTTATCTCATCCAAAAGCTCTAAAATTTTATCCCAAGATTGCGCCTTTTTCCCATAAACATCCAACATCACATTGTAAGTAACAAGTGTTGGACAAGATCCTATATCCTTCATAATACCAAATAAAGCTATCGCCTTCTCATACTTCGCACTACGTGAATACGCATGTAAAATAGTCGTCCATGCCCGAACATCTAGCCTAAAATCTCCTAATGGAATCACGTCAAACAAATTCGAAGTAACCAAATGTCGAGACTCCCTGCCAAGAATCTTAACCATCAATTCAATAACTTGATCATCTAATAAATCATCATCACTCGCATCCAAATTAAGCACAACCCATTCAAACAACATAATCGCCTTCTCACTATGACCAGAAAGGTCCAACCCTTTGAGTAAACTAATCAAATCAACATCTTGAAGCAGCTCGAACTTAACAGAATCAAAGAAACAACGCAAACTTGAAACGGGCTGTTGCAAGATTGATTCAAGCATGAACTTACACTTCAAAGGAAGAAAATCCAGCAACCCATCATCTATCAGACTATCTGCACCAAGTATAGGGATTGCAACAGAACCACCATCATCTTTCTTGAACCGGGCAGGCAAAGAATCTTGATTACGAGAGAGAATTACATGGGATTGAGTCGAGGAATATTTAACCGGAGAAGAAATGTGAAGAAGGTGCTGGAGGAGGGAATCAAATGGAAAGGAGTGTGAGTGCGTGGATGATTGTTGAGGATTTTGTTGGGGTAACAAAGGAGGGAGAGGGAGCGTGGAAGTGTTGAATCTGACGAGCGGAGGACTTGGCTGTGAAATTGGTTTTGTGGGTTGGATTGTTAAAGCGGGTATGTTGGGGAAAAGGGTGGTTCCTTCCATTGCTGAACACTGTGAATTGTGTGTTTGCTGGTGGGTTTACATAGCAAGAATGGAGGGTTTCAGCTGTTACTGTAAAGGCTAAGTGCAAAATGGTTATTCTATGGTGGTGTTTCGTCCTTCACAATACCCCATCCAAATCTTTTCTTCTCCTCTTGTTCAAAACTAGCGCACCCGCTAATTTTATTTAGTTATAAAAACAAATGAAAGCAATCctttgaattaattatatttataaaaaaattatatttttatcagagttatatatatatagttatattattattttaaaaattatcgaAAAATTAAAGTGTAATTTGAAATGTTGATATACGTATGTTCAATTTTAGTTTTTCTCCGTCATAGAGAttggaaataaaaaataattcaataaTCATAActagttttatattttgttatttttaactatttaaaattagaaaaaaaaaactacattTTTGGTACTGATATATcatgcttctttgaaattttggTCTTCTATGTTATCGAATTTCAGTTTTAATCATGTATattctagttttttttttttgcgattTTAGTCATTTTATAAGTAGTCATAATGTGATACTACAAACGTTAACATCATATTAGTATTGCATTGGTGTCAGATCAACACCATGTTGGAAAAAGACGAAAATTGCCACAcacaaaaaaacaaatatagCTTACTAAGACATTACACACATAATGATATGTTCTTAATTgaagcattgtttctccaaactgtctaaaatccttcatttttggatTCAGATATTTTCCTTCATCGCTGCGAAACTAGATTGTcaattttttgtaaaatgaCTCTCTTAGTTTCTGGACTATGACTTTTTGACCGCATGGTGTTGTGAACAATCTTCTAATCTCATTTTCTTGCGTAAAGGATTTAAAAATTTACAAGAAATTATTTCCAAGCATGTATGCTCATCAGATTAATGTTTATGTCATCTTAATCTTTTTATGTAAGATTAAGactgtaaggaccgtgtatcgtattatcgtaaatcctatgtgattatcgataattaatgaatttgATATGTGATTATGTATATGATGTGTATTTTGACCATGAGTATtggatatgaattgacgttgtaagagctcgattggaaaggccggacgccaaattagtacaaattttatattttgtacagaatgtgcggcgcccgggcggtagaaaatgaccgcccgagcgccagggttgAGTTGGAGAGTATTCGGGCAGAAtacttcgcgcccgagcggtagtttgttaccgcccgagcgcgatgtaAATCATGTTCtcggacagaacatgccgcgcccgagcggtaatttcctaccgcccgagcgcggtgcaATTGTACTCGGGGGCAgagtgtctcgcgctcgggcgcgagaattctaccgcccgagcgcgagaggcggTGGGATAAGGATAaattttttccttcttttcccTTCGTCAGTTAATTACAGAGAGTTCGAGAAAGTCGAGGGATTTTCGATTTCTTTCGTCCAAATCGACTTCAAGACGTTGTCTAagcgcgaaacaaattatatatttgttatctgcgcGTTAAGGGCTTctactgaggtaattttcttctggtttcagcagctttaaaaatcaaggtgctggaatagcatgtatttgaagttgaatttctgatatgtagtagaataaccgacaataaacgtatattcgaagtcggaattgaattatgatatgatttggatttgatatgaatttttgaagtttcaaatgatatttgaaactcatgttaatgattttggagtatgttattgattggaatgaatatgctattgatgtagataaagtgttatatcaatatcttcaggctacatcaattggaacgaagaattgaggtatgttgcgaccgggtaacatacgacaggtatctgtattatatgatatatgattggattgatttgattggattggattggaatacgtgtctatgtgcctatttgatgatttgatgtggcatacatgacattgagattggagtatcgatgtataaaataaatgttttgttaacacacatcattttatgcatacatcgatacatgacatgcacgttgagctatgatccttggagaccctgatatgatttgattggattccggggtttgtgaacacaatcgctatgccggtattatatgacccgtaaagcatagacaattgtggccccatatgattggatatgagatgtgggattgacgacgcttcgtcgacgttgtcatatgtgtattcccatatcggccggtgtgccagctcgagcattgatttgatttgatagcaattcgattgattctgacatgtgctcagtggatgggcatttgacctgatacctccacgacatacatgcattgcataccatatatcattgtttagatacttgtggtatatatgattggttgttccatacggagctttgctcacccccaaggggggctgttgttgtctttgtgtgtggacaatggcaggtactccaggatatcaggagaccagagagggtacttctggtgggagccacagcttgggctgaggtttatgtttttgtcttgttcccagtatatatgtatatgtatctatataccggggcatgtcccgaggatatgagatgtttgtatgtgattggttttgattacgtgtgggcgtgttttctgtttttgaatttaaatactatttttagtatttaaatatcagaagagatattttgggctcattgtaaagaaattttaaactcgttttccgctgtgattacttaaacctaatcaaattgtgttgtaataacgattaggagctaagggccccacaaagACTCTCTTGGAGAAATCTCATCCAACAATATGAGTTAAttcttttctaatttttttgaaaCACTCATTTTTTTGTTGTACAGATTCCCGCTTCGGAATCatgcaaaatatttttctttatattgtttatataatATCCCTAGTGGGTTGTATGTCAAGAATGGACTCGTGATCATTAAATTTTTCACATTATATTCTCTACCATAAATTCATTCCATTCTCTAGATATTTCCAATGTTTGTGTTCATCGAGAAACTTTAGTCCAAGAACCAATTAATCTAGTTCTTTATATAGGATTCCTTTGATATGAACTTTCAATTCACCAATATTGATTATTCTTTGGTAAGTTTATCtcattgattattttaaatagtaTATAGTACTACAAGGAAACTGATTTCTTTATttcgtaatatcaaatactTTTTCGACTTCTCTTCACCTTCTGGATATCTAAATTTTCCTATTCTCGAAAAGTTTTTTAGTACTTGTTGGGATTCTTGGACATGTGTTTTTGCCCACCTTGACTTATTATTtcatctccttgaaaagatagtgtTCTTTATTCCAGTATAAGACTTTGATTTCTTTGTaaaatcggtttgtcttgtatCTGAATATATGTTTCATGTATTAAAaaaactcaattctttttgaaTAAATTGCTTAAAAACTTTTgcaaatatttttagtatttcaATATACTtgtttataataaataattttgagtGACGTGTATTAGATAAAACATATAAAATTTGATAGATAATAAAATATTGTCTATtactagggatgtaaacgaacctaaccgtttgtgagctattcgaagctcgattcgataaaagctcgtttgagctcgtCTAATGAGTCTcattaagataaacaaaccaaactcaagctttacagtattcggctcgttagctcgtgaacatgttcgttggtaagttcatgagtaatcttttagatgaaaaaatagtagttttgatatttgatttattgattttgtatattatttatgaaatatatagaaaaatctattaaatttatttattataataaatttacaaattttaacaagaataatatatttttctttaaatatataatttactttttaattaattcaatgaaaatttaaatgtataattcatatttattaagcttgtttaggctcgataaaggcttgactaagctcgtgagccatgcatatattctttaaataaagctcgagctcggctcgattataaacgaaccaagctcaaacattcaagagttcggctcggctcgactCGATTGCATCCCTATCTATTACCATCTTTTATCAGCCTTTTTTCTCGGCTAAAATCTCGATTTGCTAAGTTGTTGACAATTCTTAGATAAATTAATACCACAATTTTTCATGTGCATAGATTCTATATTTCTATGAGCTTGTTACCAATATTGAATCTTGAAGATTACCCATTCATTTATcgcatataaaaatgttaatagGTGAATCTATTCACTCTTTAACAGTAACTTTTATGattgttctgatatgaatgtaggAGATGGTTCGTGCTAATTATATCTTGAGTTTTTTTAGTCCCTCCTTAATTTCTTTAGTTTCTTCATAAAGAATTAATTGCATCTTCATCgaatttcctgtaagttccattgaGATTGTCATTTCCATTCTAAAAATTTTATAGATTATATGATACTTTCTGTTTTTTAGACCAAGATTTcttaagaacttttctacctatcCTACAGAGAATATTTGATATCTCTGTAGGCTATGATTTTTCTTCATGATCTTTTGAACAATGTTATTAGATATTATTGTTGGgctaaagaaaataaacaagtctttatgtgtttcgtgtcgaaacacctcgtcttcagtcatattctgattttattctatcagattcttttttacttcagatttttcttccttttcatatatactttcgtcTGACGTAATATCTTCAAACTAGTATACTTGAAatagatcttggtaataaaccgTTTCTTCAATATCCGGAGTTATTTTGAAGTGTTTCATTCATTTGTtgtcattttctggacagttggttgAAATATG is drawn from Primulina eburnea isolate SZY01 chromosome 10, ASM2296580v1, whole genome shotgun sequence and contains these coding sequences:
- the LOC140802993 gene encoding uncharacterized protein, coding for MAYVDHAFSISDEDIMMGTSYTVNNKPPIKEIALAVSLLVFGALGIVLGVVMAVNEVGGDRAHGLFFALLGGILFIPGFYYTRIAYYAYKGYKGFSFANIPAV
- the LOC140802994 gene encoding uncharacterized protein produces the protein MEGTTLFPNIPALTIQPTKPISQPSPPLVRFNTSTLPLPPLLPQQNPQQSSTHSHSFPFDSLLQHLLHISSPVKYSSTQSHVILSRNQDSLPARFKKDDGGSVAIPILGADSLIDDGLLDFLPLKCKFMLESILQQPVSSLRCFFDSVKFELLQDVDLISLLKGLDLSGHSEKAIMLFEWVVLNLDASDDDLLDDQVIELMVKILGRESRHLVTSNLFDVIPLGDFRLDVRAWTTILHAYSRSAKYEKAIALFGIMKDIGSCPTLVTYNVMLDVYGKKAQSWDKILELLDEIKRVGLEFDEFTCSTVISACGREGLLEEAKTFFDDLKLNGYVPGTVTYNALLQAFGKAGIYNEALNVFKEMEENNCPPDSVTYNELVAAHVRAGFHEEGAALISTMTQRGIMPNVVTYTTLIDAYGKAGKEDRALSLFKLMKESGCVPNVCTYNSILAMLGKKSRTEEMMEIVSSMKSNGCTPNRVTWNTLLALCGYGGMHTYVNRVFQEMKSCGFEPDRDTFNTLISAYGRCGSEMNAGKMYNEMIKVGYTPCISTYNALLNALARRGDWRAAESVLLDLRKKSFKPNGTSYSLMLHCYSKGGNVRGIEKIAKEIYDGRIFPSWMLLRTLIITNFKSRSLSGMERAFQEFLKNGYKPDLVLFNSMLSIFARNQMYERAHNILHLIQENGLEPDLVTYNCLMDMYARAGDCWRAQEVLNGLQESGGKPDLVSYNTVIKGFCRQGLMQEAMRTFTEMTNRGIRPCIITFNTFIAGFSARGFFVEVNEMISYMIKHNCRPNELTYNTAVDGYCKAKKYKDAMDFMSQITEKDTCCDEQILQRLAARIRENIES